Genomic DNA from Candidatus Kaiserbacteria bacterium:
GTCAAAGAAATTGCGCATGAGTTCACGAAGTGGCATCTCAACGGTAAGCAAATTACGTCCGTCCCCAAAAACTTCAGTTTCCAAAACACTTGCCTCGTGGTCATAGAGAAGTGTCATCATAGCGCCCAGGTATGCCGGGGGCAAAATAATCTGTGCAAGAATCCATGGCTCTCGTATCTCAACCTTTGTTCCAAAATCGGGAAAACGGGAGGCTGCATATACTTCCTCCATGCGTCCATCGGGATACGTTATTTCATACACAATCGACGGTGAGGTGATGGTAATCTCGATAGCAAACTCGCGTCGCAGACGCTCGGTCACTATCTCCAAGTGAAGCATCCCCAGAAAGCCACAGCGAAAACCACGCCCTAGGAGACCTGAGGATTCCTCTTCATACGAAAGTGAGGAATCAGACATCTTGAGACGGTCGAGTGCTTGTTTTAGAATGGTAAAATCATCCTGACTCTCAGGAAACACTGATGCCCATACGACAGGGGGTACCGACTGATACCCCACCAAAGGCTCTCTACTCCCCTTCTCAAGGGCGAGTGTATCACCCACTGATGCGACACCAGGTTCCTTAATCCCCGTCACAATATACCCAATTTCACCCGCATTGAGTTCTTCTACCGGAGTTTCTTGTGGAGACTGGACACCCACTTCAAGCACGTTAAATACCCGCCCCGCAGCAATGAAACGGAGTGAATCACCTTTTCGCACTTTACCATCGAAGACACGAAAATACACAATAATTCCTCGATGGTTTGAGTAGTGAAAGTCAAACACAAGACCACGGAAGGAATCGTTGGATGCTTCTTTTGGAGGAGGGATACGCTCACAAATACCATCAAGTAACTCCTTTACATTCTCCCCCGTCTTCCCTGATACATACTGAATTTCCTCGGGACTACACCCCAAGAGCGTCACAACCTCATTCATCACTTCTTCACGGCGCGAGTGTGGGACATCAATTTTTGTGAGGACGGGAATAATGGTAAGCCCCTGCTCGCGGGCCATACTGAGCACGGAGAGCGTCTGTGCCTGTACTCCCTGTGTACTATCTACCAAAAGAAGTACACCTTCTACCGCCTTGAGTGCCCGCGATACTTCATAGGAAAAGTCTATATGTCCAGGGGTGTCGATGAGATTAAGTTCATACACATCACCATTAAAAGTATGCTCCATGCGTACCGGCTGCATTTTAATAGTGATACCACGCTCGCGCTCAAGATCCATCGAGTCTAAGACTTGTTCTTTCATTTTACGAGCTTCAACCGTATGCGTGATTTCAAGCATACGATCAGCCAACGTTGACTTGCCGTGGTCAATGTGGGCGATAATAGAAAAATTTCGTATATGCTTCATAGAATCAATACTCTACCATAGCGCGCAAAAATAGGTACTCCCGTATACCATTTGCATTTTGGTATCAAAAAAATAGCAAGGCGTCGCCTTGCTATTTTTTTATGTATCTTCTGAGTAATAAGACTAACTACGTCTCCTGCCCATACCCCTGCACTTCCACCTTGACTGATTGATCAACAATCGGACAATCTATGGTGAATGTGGTGTTCACGCTGACGAAATATGATTGTGACCCAAGGCCTGTGGTTGACGGTACCCAGGGCATGCTATTTCTAGTGATGGCACAATTAATTTCCATGCCGGTACCCCATTCAACGAGTACGTCTTTCCCACTACTTGGCACCACACGTGGGTCTGCCTTGATAAAGGGTTCTGTATTCACATCAACTACTTTACTATCGAGGAGTCCTGGATACGGTGCGCAGGTGAGTGAGTACGTGGTGTCACTTGTGAGGGATGAGGATAGTTCTGAGCCTGATGTCCCACCCCATGTATCTACACCACCAGTGACTTTTGGTGTACATCCACCTGTGGGTGTAATAGACCAATCGATAGTTGATTTTGTGTCGTATGCAATTGGAGAAGTGACCGTGAGGTTACCGGTTGGCTTTGGATGTACGGTGAAGCTTTTCTCCATGCAGTTGTTGGTCTCTCCGCCACTCGGTATAAACTCTGGGTTACTACGGTTAGAATCGACACAGTACTGAATATACAAGGTGCCTGATCCACTTGGGTCATCTAAGATGACATTGTCTGTGTCAATAGCGTTTACTGCAAAACCTGCGAAATGTGAGGAAAATGGGATGATGTCTATCCAGGGATCGGAAAGATTCCACCGGTATGAGAAATTATCTTCAAAGTCATAAGGGGTAGGGATAGCTCCAATATTTGTCATAGTTCCGTCCAAGACAATGTCTTCCCCGTCGAAGAATACGTTTCCTGCTGAGGGGACGGTGGCGGTAAAGTCGAGGGGTTTGAGGTCAGGGAGTGGACAAGCGTCGGGAGCAGTTGCGTCGACCTGTGCTGACCATGCAGATGAGCCTCGTGCGTTATTGGCACGAACTTTGTATGAATGCAAAGAATTTGCAGCGAGACCGCTGTGGGTGTATGTGGTGAGGGTGGTGGGGGTATATACAGTATCAAGTTCAATGTCGTAGCTGGTGGCACCAGTTGAGGCGTTCCAGGAGAGGTCTATGGCATCATTGCTGCAAATACCACTTGGGATTGCAGTGAGACCGGTGGGAGTTGCAGGAACAGTGAGGAAGGAACTCACCGTGCCGTAGCCGGTGCCTCCTGCGTTTCCTGCGATAGCACAGTAGTAGTATGTGGTGGCGGGGGTAGTGGTGAGGGGTTGGCTGAATAGCATAGGGGCACTTCCTGCACCGAGGGTGGTACCTCCGGCGAGCGGAACACGGGTACCAAAGGTGTCATTGCAGGAGCCAGGGTCGGTAGTGGAATAGCGGAACCAGCCGGTGGCAGCACCACCATTGGGGTTACCGGTACCGTATATAGTGTCTCCCACTACAGGGAGGGTAACGACGGTGGGGGCTGCGGGGAGATTGATGGTTGCTTGTGCGGTTCTCCATGCGGAGACACTACTACTTGTGTCCACGGTGCGTGCTTGGAAGGTCTTTACGCCAGGGGTTGGCCATGTGTATGGAGATGGTTGTGCGGTACCTGAGGAGACCCATCCAGTGGTGGCATCTACTGTTCCGCTATTGTCCCAGTCGATTTGATAGTAGATATTGTTAACCTCGGGGTCGGTGCCGGTGAAGTTAAAGGAGTATGCAGTGTTTATGAGACCAGTGAATGGTTGCGGGGTGATGACGGGGGCGGTGGGGGGGTTGTTGGGGTTAACGGCGGTGAGATTGAAGGAAATTGTCCGAGAGGGGAATGAGACGACGTAGTCGCCATTGTTTAGACAATACTCACCTGAACGAGATCTTCCTACAATTCTTTCAGCAAAACCACTGCAGCTTTGTATAGTGATTCCATAAGTTGATTCACGTCTAAAGGGTAATCCAGCAGTGCTCTGCAGAGGTACGTTATTACCTCGACATCCTGGTCCAGTGTAGCTGTTTATATAACGTACATAAAACTTCCCGTATGTACTCGAAAAATTCATAGAGAGAGACACTGCGCCCGGACTTACTATCGTACACACATTGCCAGCACACGAAAGATTAGCACTTGGTGAAGATAGCCCAGAAGTCGAGGGGTGCACATTCAAAAGATAGTATGAATGTATTGTATCAGCTCCACCGCCTCCACTCACAACTGGCCACACTCTTGTACTAGCACGATCACTTTCTAAACAGCCATGAAGAAGAGGCCCAGCACCTGCCACCCAATGGCCAAAAGGACTATCTTGACTGTATCCTCCACCAAACCAACTAATGTCTGTATCAACAGCGGGTATTTGTTCAATACGAACTCTTGTCCCCACAGGAAGAGAAGAATTATTTGCTATCACTACGCCCGTATCATGATTCACAAGACGTGCCTTGTAATTTATGTTAGCATTTGCTCCGCTCTCGATACTCGTATTCCAACCGCACGTGCCAACTGGACAGGTGCGTGCATTGGATGGGTTTGTGTATTCAATAGCCCAGTTCCAAAAAGCAGCAAGACTTGGCAAAGATCTTACGTCAGCATTCGCATCCTTCATAATCTCCTGCGCCTCCACCCGCTCCCCCACCCCGAACATCCCAACCATAAGGAGTACCAGAACTGATATCATTAACGTTGTTTTCATATAGTGTTTTGATTAGCTGGTACCCCGCGTCGTTTCGTATAGAGGAGTACTGCTCCCATAAGACTCAGCATGAGTGCTGCGATAAGCATAATGTATGTCGAGGGTGACACTGAGTCAGATACCATGTTCGGAATGATATTGTTTCTCGGTTCGGGGCATGGTGCACCCAAGGCATTGCAATCATAGTGTATGGTGACCTCATCAACGAGTGCACCTTTGTGGGTGAGTGCTGCGGTAAGGGAAAAGGTGGTGAGGTCTCGTGGTGGCGTGAAGGTATCCTTCACACCCATCATGGCACCGGTTACGTCACCTTCATAGGTATAGGTATGAATAACGTCATTGTTCTCATCTTTGAGAGTGAGGGTGAGGAGGTTATCACTCACGATAGGGAGATTGGTGGAGTGGAGGCAGGAGAACACCGTAGTCTCCTTCCCTGCGGTAAGTGGATACTCAGTAATACTGGGGTAGTTGATGCGGAGCTCTTCGTTTCCATCACGGACGTAGCGTATGTGGAGGATTGATTCTGCATCTTGGTCTTTGAGGATTGCTTGGATGAACGTGACGGAGGTATCAAGTTTTGGAAGTGTGTATGAGAGTGTCTTCTTTTCCTTAGGTTTGAGGAGTACCCCCTGTGTCTCACGCTTCACCTCATGCTTGGCAAGGATACCGTCCCATTGAGAGATGATCCAGGTGACTTCGACGACTCTCTCGGTGTTTGCGGGATTCACTGCCTCCACGTGTGCGGTGACGGCTTCGTCTTTGGTGAAGTGTGGAGGAAATGCAGCAAAACTGAAGGGGGTTTTGTTGAGCATCACGGTGTTCTTGTTGAAGGTAACGGGTGTATTGGTGTCATCGGTAATACTGAAGTTTGCTTTGTTACCGGTGACGTCATCGGTGAATGAGAGACCGAGGAGGTTGTATCTATTTTCTGTGGTGAAGAAGTAGGCGATGGTGTATGCACCTCCGGCCATGTTCTTTGGGACTTGGTAGGTGAAGGTTGCAGGGATTTCTCCATTTGCGGGGATGACGACGTTATCTTGTACGAGGAAGAAGGAGACGAGGGGGTGGCCATTTTGGTGGGTGAGTGGAGTATCACCATCATCTACCTTGAATATCTTTGCGTAGACTTGGCCGCCAACCACGGGGTATGCGTTTGCGTTTTTAAGGGTACCAGTGAAAGTGAGGGGCATGCCGGGGATGGTTTGTTCGAGGGTGGGAGAGAGGTGAACTTGTACGGAGCCGAAGGAGTAGTAGTCGAAGCAGTTGACGGTGTTTGAGGGGGCTGCAGGAGATGTAGATACCGGAGTCATAATTCGAATTTCACTCAATATTTTCTGTTGCTCCTCTTCAGAGAGTGCTTTGAACTCTGCTTCCGTGAGCGTGGTGGGATCAACTTGTGCAAATGCGAGTTGGGTACTAATAAATATAAGCGCGAGCACAAACGATACAAGACGTTTCGTGAACGTGAGGGTTGATATCATATGCGTTAATTATATATACACCACCATTCTTTAGGAAGATGTGGGGGGGGTATAAGTGAGTTGAGCGTGTACTGTATAGATACAATACTTTTGCATTTCAATATCAAAAAAATAGCAAGGCGACGCCTTGCTATTTTTTCTTTGCTATACCGCGAGCGTATCTTCGTCTTGAGGTACTGCCACATCACAAAGAGTACCTTTGTTCTGGGGTAGTGGTACACCACGACGTGAGCAGTGTTTATGGAGTGTTTTAGAAATCTCGATAAGTTCTTCGTTTTTAAACAGGTATTGGAGCACAACATATCCCACTCCCCCACCCACTGCCGCCAAAAAGCCTTGTGCGAATACGGTGAAAAGTGTGTCCACGGTAAATGCGAGCACAAAATAATTTAAAAGTATGTATGCTACGTATCCTGCAAAAATAGCCGAAATAAAGGACTGTACAAATGGGACAACGAGTGTCTTGCCCTGAATATACAAATCCTTGCGCGCGAGAATGAGGAGTATCGCACTGTGCAAAATAAGTGCACATGAATACCCGAGTGGAAGTGCGAGAACCTCAATACCCGAAACACCCTCAAGACGCATCATTCGCTCCACGAGTGAATAAAAATCACCCTGTGCAAGCAGTACCGTATGAAATGCATACGCCCCGAGTAGTGCGAATGCTGAAGAAAAAAGAGTCACTACAAAAGGAAGTCGCGTATTTTCTACCGCATAGAGTGCCCGCACGATGACCAAATGTATTGCCTGTGCGGTAAGAGAAAGAATGAAAATGGCGAGGACCGCGGCCGTGAGACGGGTATCACTCCAATCAAATGCTCCTGAGCCGAGCACGACACGTACCACCTGTGCACGAATCACGACGAGAAGTGCGATGACGGGCAAAGACCAAAAGAAAATATGCTTGAGCGCAGTAGTGATACTATATGCAAATTGTGCGTACTGTTTTTCCGCATACAGCTGTGCAAGAAGTGGAAATGCAGCCACCGAGTAACTCACACCAATAACCGCAAGTGGCACCGACTGCAAATTGTATGCAAACTGAAACACCGACACCGAACCCACCGCCATAAGACTTGCAACACTCACAAACCCAAGGAGGACTAACTGGTGGAATGAAAGAGTGAGTGCGCGGGTAAAGGATGTCTTGCAGACCATCACGATATCCATATGTACAAAAGTCCACACAAAGCGTGGTGCAAGAGGGCTTCTAATCACGGAAGGTATCTGAATACACACGTGCCCCATAGCACCTAAAAGCACGCCGAGCACAAGCCCGTATACACCCATACTTGGATACAAGAACAAGAGTCCCGCGATAATACCGAGATTGTAGAGAAGCGGGCTTAGTGCATAGAGAATAAAACGATGTTCCATCTGCGTCACAATACTAAAAAGACTCGATATCCCAAGAAGAAGTGGTTGAACGAGAAGAATTCGTATAAGCGCAACAAGTGTCTCACTTTCCCCTGCAAACCCCGGAAATAGGTACGTCACCATAAGTGGTGCACCTATCATTGCGACGAGTGCGACTGCTCCATACAGTAAAATAAAAAGCGAGAAAAATTGCGAGAGTAAATTCTTTGCTGCAGAGGGTACCCCGGTTTCTGCTTTTCGTGCAAGAAATGGAATAAGTACGTACACCGAAAGCGTCGAAGCAAAAATCACGTAGAGTACATCGGGAATACGGAAAGCCGCGTAGTAGAGGTCAAGCTCGGTACTTGCTCCAAACTCATGTGCAAGGAGTCTGTCACGTACCAATGCAAGTAACTGAGAACCAAACGTAAAAACCGCAAGAACATACGCGGCTTGATGCAAGCCGCGTACCTCCTTATACACAATTCTAAATACGTTTTGAACCATTTACTGTACTGTTGTAGACGCTACATTTTCCACATTTGGTTGTGTATTGACCGGTTTTACCAAATCAGTTTCACTGGTCTGATTGGTACTCACGACGCCATTTTCATCGGTTACCGGTGTTGCCTCATTTACTATTTTTGTAGACTGATTGGCGCTTTCTCGGAGTCGTGCTAACGACCCTTCTGTTTGTATAGTTTGCAAAAGTATAGTAACTTCTTCATTTCCTGGATTGAGTCGCAACACTGCTTCGAACTGCTGTTTTGCCTCGCCACTACGTCCTTTTTGATCATAGGCAAGAGCGAGTAGATATCGTGCATTTGCAAAATTTTCATCGAGTGAAATAGCTTTTTCAAAAGATGCTATTGCTCCATCAATGTTATCACGTGAACTTTCGAGTACACCAAGTTGGTAATACCGTGCAGGGTTATTCGGCTCGAGTGTAATTACTGACTGTGATGATTTGATTGCAGCCTCAACATTTCCTGTAGCTATCTCTAACTGTGAAAGAAGGAAAAATGCTTCAGTATAATTTGGTTTTAAGTTAATCGCTTGCTGAATGTATTCACGAGCAATGTCAACATTTCCTGACCGCGCCTCCAAAAGAGCAGATTCGAGGTACGGGAGTGGGCTCTTTGGATTAAGTTCTCGGGATTTTGCAAGTGCATCAAGCGCACGCTGTTGTGCGCCCTCCACGGGTACCAATGCCAAAATACTATATATATTCGCAAGTACAGACCAGTTTGACGGTTCCTGACCATCAATGGATACCGCTTGATTCGCAGCATTAATGCCGAGAATACCTGCATTGTTGAATTGTTCAATTTGAACTTCTGTAGGTTCTTTAGTTGCCATGAGTGCATTCATACGCGCAATCTGAAATTCAGCAATACGACGAGCAAACACATCGCTTGATGAGAGTTTGTATGCACTTTCGACACGATCTTCGAGTTCATCAATACTCTTCCCCTGCTGCATTGAAATGACACTTTCCATAAAGGTATACACCGATGAGTAATGACGTCCTGTTACATACAAAACACTCACGGAGCCAATAATGACGGTAATCACCACAAGTGTGAGCACAAAGCCCGAGCGTCGATTTGCACCTACAAAGAATATTCGCGGTGAAATACCATCCAATACTGAAAATGCAGAAAGTGAGACGCCTGTGCAGAGCGCTCCCAAGAGGAGGATTACCGCGCCTGGTACATAGACTATGGACATTCCCCAAATATAGATTGCGCTTACAAAAGAAGATAGACCGATAAAGTACCACATGCGGTCACTATCCTCAGTAGCACCAAGAAGTTTTCGAATACCTGTAATAAGATATAGAACTATAAACAGCAACCAAGCGAGTCCTCCAAAAACACCTGTTGTCACAAAGAATGTTGTAATATAACCATTTCCTGCATTGAAATCAGTATTCCAAAACGGAGTCGAATTTATACTATTATCCTTGTACAAACGCCATGCATCAGTAAACTTATTGGCACCGATACCAAGAAATGCATTATCTTTGTATACCTGACGTGCTATATCTGCAGTCGCTTCAAGCGAAGGTCGCACCTCCACATACGAAACACCCGTGAACTTTGAAATAGCGCCTCCAAGTGTTGCGCCACCGACTACAAAGAGTGCGGATACGGCAAATACAATGAGCGAAGTCGTGAGTGACGTGCTGTTGAAATTTGATATTGAAGGAGTGAACGAAAGTTGATTTCCACTGAATCTTTCCTTTCCGATTGAGTACACAACCATGACGAGACTGGTGAGGCCAAGAATAAGCCATACCATGAAAAAATTAATTACTCCAAGCATGAAGAGTGATATGAGTGTGACACTCGCAAAGAGAAGACGACCTATCTTTGTGAGTGCAATTTGTTCAAGTGCTACGAGAGACAGAATAACCGTCAAACCGAGGAAGAGCGCAAGGTCATTCCAGCTTCCTACCGGTGTCGATGTGGTGCTTGTAAAGATACTGAACGAAAGAAATTCTTGACCGAATTTGAGACGAAATAGATGGTATACGACTAAGATGGTTGTACTTAACGCAAGAAGCACATACATACGCATGACTGGAGCTTTGCTTGATTTCAACAATAACCACACGGTTGGAATAAGTGCGAGTATAGCGACAAATGCTGTAGAGTGAATACTAAATAAATCACCTACCAAAGAATCTCTGAAATCCCCTGAAAGAAACGATGACAAAAATGTGATACCCACAATACCCCAAAGCGCAAGAAGTGGATATGACACACCAACTGAAAATACACCCGAACGAAGTACCGAGAGACTATACAGTACAAGTGCAATGAGTAGCCCCCCAATCACTATAAATACTTTTGTGTACTCGAACGGCACAGCCGCGGAAGGAATAAAAAGGAGAGGTAATAGACCAAAGATTATGACAAGAATATTTTGTGCATATCCGCAAAGCGCACTCGCAATAGGATCATTTTGTGGTAGTTTTTCATCAGGCAGCATAAGTAATAGTTGTAATTAATACGTATCTTTTATTAAACTTCTCCAAAGTATACTTAATATACTATCACACACAAAAGCGCCCACATAATGGGCACTTGTGTGTACGTTTATAAGCCGAATTCTGTCTGGAAAACCAGTGTGATCATTTACCTAGGCGCATTGTTGCCAATGCGCTCATGCGGCACTCCCTGGTGAAATGTGCAGAGCACTCTAAGTAGCAAACTACTCTATTTCACTGGGCACGGCCTTGCACACAAGTACGTATTTAGCCGTTTCATCCGAACTAAATCGGTTCGTCACTGTTCGCAACGCTATGGTTACCCACGACGGGCGTTACCCGCTACTCTTCCAGGCTTTATCCTGGTGTGTGTTCGGACTTTCCTCCCCTCGTGCTTTTGGCGAAGGGCGATCACAAACGCATACAAACTATACAACATTTTCACTAATACTCAAGAGGGATACGTACCTTCTGCCCGACATGGATACCTATGAGCTCCGGGTACTGCGTTTCAGTTTCAAGTACGTATTTTGCTGGTCTATTTGGACGGAATACACGGGGATAGGTGTTGGGAGATACATTTTTTTCAATACCAATCACCGTTAGGTCTTCGTCAATCCACACAATATCAATAGAAAACTTCATATCCTTCATCCAAATACCAATATAGTCTTCTTCAGGAAAAATAAAGAACATACCCTTGTATCGATCATCGATTTTTTCTCGTCCAGAAAGTCCTTGCGCACGCTCAATTTCAGAGTCTACTATTTCCACACGTACGGGTAAATCTCCAAAATGTACCACTGGTGTTTCTGCAAAAAAGAATTCACGCATCGTTACAGTCTCGCCATCAAGATACAAGTACAACCCCCCGAGAGGTATGAGTATTAAAATAATTAAAACTTGGATTCTATTTCTCATATTACATAACTACCACGGCCAATACATAATGACTCCCACCCCTCCAAAAAACGTGATGACAATAAATACCCCGTGTACAGCCATATACCTCCATGAGCGAAATTCACGATGGGCTAATAGTATGAGTGATCCAATTAAAAGTAAGCAGATGAGCCCAGCACCTTGGAAAAAAGTCTGATTATCATCCATTATGTTCATCACCTGCACAGCGCATGCAAAGAAGAATGCATATACCACGACAGAGTAAGCAGTGGCACGAACCATGTGGAGCGTAGAAATATCCTCGGTGTACTCTGTGTGACCGATAGACTTTTTCCATACAGAGCCAAACAACAGTGGCGAGTACCAGATACTTTCCACTGCAACAGCAAGAATTGCTGCGACAAGTACTGCAATCTCATTGATAGATGAAAACATACACCTTTAGTATATCACTTCTGTACTTTAGGTCGGCGTTTATACCACCACACTCCTCCTATACCTCCCATAATGATACCGAGGGGGATGTATACGTATGGTGACAAAACCATAAAAAAGGCGCTTCGCTCATTGAAACGTTGTACATCAATAAGTCTTCCCAAAAGGCTGAAGTAACCCAAAGTCATGTCATCACGCTTCCCCACCATAAGGACATATTTTTCTGCATTATCGGGCGTGTGCACCTCAATGCGATACACTCCGGGTTCCAACTCTTTTTCAAAAGTCGCTCCCTCGCGGTATGAGTTTCCCGTGAGGGTGTCATGCACGGTTTCCCATGCGGCGTCCGCAGCGTGCATGCGGGTTATTTCAGAGACACCACGTTTTTCCTCTTTAATAATAATCCCCGAAACGGTATTGGTATTAGACGGCAAGTCTGGTGTACGAATGTTGGCGTAGAGAGTAAAGGGTTCAGAAGCATGGATTTCATACGTCTGTGGAAAACTATCGAGTGTGCCGAAAAATCCTTGTGCCAAAGTGGGGTCGGCAATCTGTGTAATGTCGTTCAATGACTCTTGCTCTACGAGAACAGGCACATACGCGAGTGCCTGCGGAGCAAAAAACATGTACAACACTAAAAACAAACCTAATCTCATTGTGAATATCATACCGTATTTACTCTGGTGTGGTATAGGCATTATTAAACATCTCAAAATAATCTGAGAACGTTATAAACAGTGGCTCATTTTCCAAATCCTGCACACAGGTATCAAAGGCATATTGTTTGGCGTAATAGGTAATATTGTAGCGATAGCCCGTGCCATCATATTCCACAGGACACGCACCCGTGAACGTAGTTTCTAAAAGGGATTCGAGATTAGTACTTTTGAGTGTTTTAAAAAGTGCAGTCTTTTCTCCCGTACTCAGTGTGTCGGCAAAGCGTGTCTCTCCGTCCTCACGGCTACGCACAATGTATTCATACGTACCATCATCAGAAATGCGGTACGACGCACACCCATCCCCGCGCGCGCAACCACCATACCGATATGCGGTCACTGAAAGAGCCGATGTTTCCTCAAGCACCACTTCCTCACCATCCCCTCCATTCCCATTATTCCCCGTGTTATTAAAAAGAAAAAGTATTGCCCCTGTCACAAACCCAAAAACAAAGGTAGACAAGAGAATCACATACACATGCTTGGTCATAATCCTACTACGATACCCCCTTTCGATTTTTCCCACAAATGAGTTACACTATATGCCCCAGAGAAAAATACATACGGAGGCGTCGCATAGTGGTCTAGTGCGCTCGCTTGGAAAGCGAGTAAGGTGAAAGCCTTCGAGGGTTCAAATCCCTCCGCCTCCGCTTGAGCTTCGCGAAAGCGGAGGCGGAGCACATGCTGGGAGCATGTGCGAAGGGATTTGAAGCCATTCAGAGATAATTTTGGAGCCGCAGGCGAACAAAAATATCCAGAATGGGTACTGAACATGTAATGTTCAAATCCCTCCGCCTCCGCAACGAACGAAGTGAGTGGAGGAGGTGGACAGTCTGGGAGACTGTCCAAGGATTTGAAGAGGTTGTCGATAGTTTCTGAAAGAAAATATCATACAACCTGAACAGAATCTGTGCCGCGTTCCAGTGAACGAAAAGATTCAAATCCTCTCGCCTC
This window encodes:
- the lepA gene encoding elongation factor 4, producing MKHIRNFSIIAHIDHGKSTLADRMLEITHTVEARKMKEQVLDSMDLERERGITIKMQPVRMEHTFNGDVYELNLIDTPGHIDFSYEVSRALKAVEGVLLLVDSTQGVQAQTLSVLSMAREQGLTIIPVLTKIDVPHSRREEVMNEVVTLLGCSPEEIQYVSGKTGENVKELLDGICERIPPPKEASNDSFRGLVFDFHYSNHRGIIVYFRVFDGKVRKGDSLRFIAAGRVFNVLEVGVQSPQETPVEELNAGEIGYIVTGIKEPGVASVGDTLALEKGSREPLVGYQSVPPVVWASVFPESQDDFTILKQALDRLKMSDSSLSYEEESSGLLGRGFRCGFLGMLHLEIVTERLRREFAIEITITSPSIVYEITYPDGRMEEVYAASRFPDFGTKVEIREPWILAQIILPPAYLGAMMTLLYDHEASVLETEVFGDGRNLLTVEMPLRELMRNFFDRLKNATSGYASLSYEIAEMRSADVTRLDVLIAEEIVPAFSRVVGTRRAEIDAKAIVEKLYHTLPRQLFVTKIQAKAMGRIISSRTLSAMKKDVTGYLYGGDITRKMKLREKQKRGKKRMLAHAKVNIPPDVFMKIIKAE
- a CDS encoding tetratricopeptide repeat protein, yielding MLPDEKLPQNDPIASALCGYAQNILVIIFGLLPLLFIPSAAVPFEYTKVFIVIGGLLIALVLYSLSVLRSGVFSVGVSYPLLALWGIVGITFLSSFLSGDFRDSLVGDLFSIHSTAFVAILALIPTVWLLLKSSKAPVMRMYVLLALSTTILVVYHLFRLKFGQEFLSFSIFTSTTSTPVGSWNDLALFLGLTVILSLVALEQIALTKIGRLLFASVTLISLFMLGVINFFMVWLILGLTSLVMVVYSIGKERFSGNQLSFTPSISNFNSTSLTTSLIVFAVSALFVVGGATLGGAISKFTGVSYVEVRPSLEATADIARQVYKDNAFLGIGANKFTDAWRLYKDNSINSTPFWNTDFNAGNGYITTFFVTTGVFGGLAWLLFIVLYLITGIRKLLGATEDSDRMWYFIGLSSFVSAIYIWGMSIVYVPGAVILLLGALCTGVSLSAFSVLDGISPRIFFVGANRRSGFVLTLVVITVIIGSVSVLYVTGRHYSSVYTFMESVISMQQGKSIDELEDRVESAYKLSSSDVFARRIAEFQIARMNALMATKEPTEVQIEQFNNAGILGINAANQAVSIDGQEPSNWSVLANIYSILALVPVEGAQQRALDALAKSRELNPKSPLPYLESALLEARSGNVDIAREYIQQAINLKPNYTEAFFLLSQLEIATGNVEAAIKSSQSVITLEPNNPARYYQLGVLESSRDNIDGAIASFEKAISLDENFANARYLLALAYDQKGRSGEAKQQFEAVLRLNPGNEEVTILLQTIQTEGSLARLRESANQSTKIVNEATPVTDENGVVSTNQTSETDLVKPVNTQPNVENVASTTVQ
- a CDS encoding DUF192 domain-containing protein, which codes for MRNRIQVLIILILIPLGGLYLYLDGETVTMREFFFAETPVVHFGDLPVRVEIVDSEIERAQGLSGREKIDDRYKGMFFIFPEEDYIGIWMKDMKFSIDIVWIDEDLTVIGIEKNVSPNTYPRVFRPNRPAKYVLETETQYPELIGIHVGQKVRIPLEY
- a CDS encoding DUF1761 domain-containing protein, yielding MFSSINEIAVLVAAILAVAVESIWYSPLLFGSVWKKSIGHTEYTEDISTLHMVRATAYSVVVYAFFFACAVQVMNIMDDNQTFFQGAGLICLLLIGSLILLAHREFRSWRYMAVHGVFIVITFFGGVGVIMYWPW